A window from Nocardioides mesophilus encodes these proteins:
- a CDS encoding sugar ABC transporter substrate-binding protein, giving the protein MRVPAVGIGVLIMALSACSSSTTAADGGSGSGSGGDDKTTVAQFLPHTKAVRFKTIDAPEFEKAVMGECPDCGVILQNAEGDAGNEQRQMDAAIGQGVDAMVVDPVDGQALAGVVNSARQKGIPVISYDALIQDVPLDYYVSFDNKLVGEQIATSLVDQMKTLGTTDKCLVVIKGDAKDNNASVFWSGSEPVIKEAGLDICFETNTPDWSDSNAQREMDQAITKIGKGNIGGVYSMNDSMAAGVVASLKGAGVDLSQVPVTGQDGDTSAIQRILVGEQYMTVWKDTFALASTAAKVALQLARDEKPAGEQSVDNGSGTDIPATLLPPQTVTKENIADTVIKSGFIKVADLCAGPYAKACAEAGIE; this is encoded by the coding sequence ATGCGAGTCCCCGCAGTGGGGATCGGTGTCCTCATCATGGCGCTCAGCGCCTGTTCATCCAGCACCACCGCCGCCGACGGCGGCTCGGGCTCGGGCTCGGGTGGCGATGACAAGACGACGGTCGCACAGTTCCTGCCGCACACCAAGGCCGTGCGGTTCAAAACCATCGACGCGCCCGAGTTCGAGAAGGCAGTCATGGGGGAGTGCCCGGACTGCGGCGTGATCCTCCAGAACGCCGAGGGCGACGCAGGGAACGAGCAGCGCCAGATGGATGCTGCCATCGGTCAGGGAGTGGACGCGATGGTCGTCGACCCGGTGGACGGTCAGGCACTCGCCGGCGTGGTCAACAGCGCCCGTCAGAAGGGGATCCCCGTCATCTCCTATGACGCGCTGATCCAGGACGTCCCGCTGGACTACTACGTCTCGTTCGACAACAAGCTCGTGGGCGAGCAGATCGCAACGTCGCTGGTGGACCAGATGAAGACGCTCGGCACGACGGACAAGTGCCTGGTGGTCATCAAGGGCGACGCCAAGGACAACAACGCGTCCGTGTTCTGGTCGGGTTCTGAGCCGGTGATCAAGGAGGCGGGGCTGGACATCTGCTTCGAGACGAACACGCCGGACTGGTCGGACTCGAACGCGCAGCGCGAGATGGACCAGGCGATCACCAAGATCGGCAAGGGGAACATCGGCGGCGTCTACAGCATGAACGACTCCATGGCCGCAGGTGTCGTGGCCTCCCTCAAGGGCGCCGGCGTCGACCTGTCGCAGGTGCCCGTCACCGGCCAGGACGGTGACACCTCGGCGATCCAGAGGATCCTGGTGGGCGAGCAGTACATGACCGTCTGGAAGGACACGTTCGCCCTGGCCAGCACGGCCGCCAAGGTCGCCCTGCAGCTGGCCCGCGACGAGAAGCCGGCAGGAGAGCAGTCGGTCGACAACGGCTCCGGCACGGACATCCCTGCCACGCTCCTGCCGCCCCAGACCGTGACCAAGGAGAACATCGCGGACACGGTCATCAAGAGTGGCTTCATCAAGGTCGCCGACCTGTGCGCCGGCCCCTACGCGAAGGCCTGCGCCGAGGCAGGGATCGAGTAG
- a CDS encoding fumarylacetoacetate hydrolase family protein, with protein MKLIGIQSDGDHSIGVVEDGAVRPLATVDEFYADVDGWLDKAKAGTAGFLALSDLQQVPFVPATAKVLCVGLNYLSHASEASMALPDYPTVFGRWASTLVVDGATIPVPDHEDGLDWEVELAVVVGRRLTDASESEAAAAILGYSGFNDVSARKRQFETAQWTLGKNADFSAPLGPVLVTADEWEGTPDLALETLVNGEVMQSSRTSSMIFSPAAILAYVSKTTTLEPGDVIATGTPEGVGFVRSPVRLLVEGDVLESRIESIGAMRNPIAGSAQRNPQQRQ; from the coding sequence ATGAAGCTCATCGGAATCCAGTCCGACGGTGACCACTCGATCGGCGTGGTCGAGGACGGAGCGGTCCGGCCCCTGGCCACGGTCGACGAGTTCTACGCGGATGTCGACGGCTGGCTCGACAAGGCGAAGGCCGGCACCGCCGGCTTCCTCGCGCTGTCCGACCTCCAGCAGGTCCCGTTCGTTCCCGCCACGGCCAAGGTGCTGTGTGTGGGCCTCAACTACCTGAGCCATGCGAGCGAGGCCTCGATGGCGCTGCCGGACTACCCGACGGTGTTCGGACGCTGGGCGTCCACGCTGGTCGTGGACGGGGCAACCATCCCGGTGCCCGACCACGAGGACGGTCTCGACTGGGAGGTGGAGCTGGCGGTCGTCGTCGGACGTCGCCTCACCGACGCAAGCGAGTCAGAGGCGGCAGCAGCCATCTTGGGGTACAGCGGCTTCAACGACGTCTCGGCCAGGAAGCGCCAGTTCGAGACCGCCCAGTGGACGCTCGGGAAGAACGCTGACTTCTCGGCCCCGCTGGGACCGGTGCTGGTGACTGCCGACGAGTGGGAGGGGACTCCTGACCTCGCGTTGGAGACATTGGTCAACGGTGAGGTCATGCAGTCGTCGCGCACGTCGTCGATGATCTTCTCGCCCGCCGCCATCCTCGCCTACGTCAGCAAGACCACGACGCTGGAGCCGGGCGACGTCATCGCCACGGGCACGCCCGAGGGTGTCGGGTTCGTCCGCTCCCCGGTTCGCCTCCTCGTCGAGGGGGACGTGCTCGAGAGCCGGATCGAGTCCATCGGAGCGATGCGCAACCCCATCGCTGGATCTGCACAGAGAAACCCGCAACAGCGGCAATGA
- a CDS encoding ATP-binding cassette domain-containing protein, whose translation MNALQSDQAVLELVDIRKSYGPVNALRGVSLQLRPGEVHALVGDNGAGKSTLIKTITGVQAHDGGQILWKGEPVNFSGPRDAARRGISVVYQDLAVCGNLSVSDNVFLGAESMHAGLLGSLFRRVDRTAMEQETLALLRSLSVNLQKVRTPVEGLSGGQRQSVAIARALLGKPEVMLLDEPTAALSVAQTHEVLNLVRRLREQGLAVVIVSHNLADVFAVSDVVTVLRLGQVAGRFDVRSSSQQEVVAAITGAEWGAVR comes from the coding sequence ATGAATGCCCTGCAGTCGGACCAGGCGGTGCTGGAGCTGGTCGACATCCGCAAGTCCTACGGTCCGGTCAACGCTCTACGTGGTGTGTCGCTGCAGCTCCGGCCCGGGGAGGTGCACGCTCTCGTCGGTGACAACGGCGCGGGCAAGTCGACGCTGATCAAGACGATCACCGGAGTACAGGCCCACGACGGCGGACAGATCCTGTGGAAGGGGGAGCCGGTCAACTTCTCCGGCCCCCGAGACGCAGCACGCCGCGGGATCTCGGTCGTCTACCAGGACCTGGCCGTCTGCGGCAACCTGAGCGTGTCCGACAACGTCTTCCTGGGTGCTGAGTCGATGCACGCGGGCCTCCTGGGCTCTCTCTTCCGCCGGGTCGACCGGACCGCGATGGAGCAGGAGACGCTGGCCCTCCTGCGCTCACTCTCGGTGAACCTGCAGAAGGTCCGGACACCGGTGGAGGGTCTCTCGGGAGGCCAGCGTCAGTCTGTGGCCATCGCCCGGGCCCTCCTCGGCAAGCCCGAGGTCATGCTGCTGGACGAACCCACAGCCGCCCTCTCGGTCGCCCAGACCCACGAGGTGCTGAACCTCGTGCGGCGACTTCGGGAGCAGGGGCTGGCGGTGGTCATCGTGAGTCACAACCTGGCGGACGTCTTCGCCGTCTCCGACGTCGTCACCGTCCTGAGGCTGGGACAGGTGGCCGGCCGCTTCGACGTGCGTAGCTCGTCCCAGCAGGAGGTCGTCGCCGCCATCACCGGAGCCGAGTGGGGAGCTGTCCGATGA
- a CDS encoding MFS transporter codes for MSEHTGGPLSRTDRLDRLPFTREHGRLVAGSGVGWALDAMDVGLISFVMAALAVQWKLDDTTLSWIASIGFVGMAIGAGVGGLLADRIGRRSVFALTLLVYGLATGGAALSWSVGSLLVFRFLTGLGLGAELPVASTLVSEFAPARIRGRVVVALEAFWAVGWVLAALIGYLLVPADDAGWRWALALGAAPAVYSVVVRLGLPESARFLEGRGRVDEAEAVVRRFERAAGVPTPTGPPPAPAAAGRAGPGELFAPGNRRWTVSLWVVWFAVNFSYYGAFIWLPTLLVASGMDLVRSFGFTLVITLAQLPGYAAAAVLVERWGRRPTLSTFLAGSAVSAVLFGVADTESSALLSGMALSFFNLGAWGALYALTPEVYPTRLRATGAGWAAGFGRIASILAPLSVPWLRGSGGAALTFTVFAAFFAVGATAVWGLPERRGRSLDVEPVGSTEVAADRS; via the coding sequence ATGAGTGAGCACACCGGCGGGCCGCTGTCCCGCACCGACCGGCTGGACCGGCTGCCGTTCACCCGCGAGCACGGGCGGCTGGTCGCCGGCTCCGGCGTCGGCTGGGCTCTCGACGCCATGGACGTCGGGCTGATCAGCTTCGTGATGGCCGCGCTGGCGGTGCAGTGGAAGCTCGACGACACGACCTTGTCCTGGATCGCCTCGATCGGCTTCGTCGGCATGGCGATCGGCGCCGGCGTCGGCGGTCTGCTCGCGGACCGGATCGGACGTCGTTCGGTCTTCGCGCTGACGCTGCTGGTCTACGGCCTCGCCACTGGCGGTGCCGCGCTGTCGTGGTCGGTCGGGTCGCTGCTGGTCTTCCGGTTCCTCACCGGCCTCGGTCTCGGGGCCGAGCTCCCGGTGGCCTCCACCCTGGTCAGCGAGTTCGCCCCGGCCCGGATCCGCGGTCGGGTGGTGGTGGCGCTGGAGGCGTTCTGGGCGGTCGGCTGGGTGCTCGCCGCGCTGATCGGCTACCTGCTGGTGCCGGCCGACGACGCGGGCTGGCGGTGGGCGCTGGCGCTCGGAGCAGCCCCAGCGGTCTACTCGGTCGTGGTGCGGCTCGGGCTGCCCGAGTCCGCGCGCTTCCTGGAGGGCCGCGGCCGGGTCGACGAGGCGGAGGCCGTCGTACGCCGGTTCGAGCGCGCCGCCGGCGTACCCACCCCGACCGGGCCGCCCCCCGCGCCCGCCGCAGCGGGGAGGGCCGGACCGGGCGAGCTGTTCGCGCCCGGCAACCGGCGCTGGACGGTGTCGCTGTGGGTGGTCTGGTTCGCGGTCAACTTCTCCTACTACGGGGCGTTCATCTGGCTGCCCACCCTGCTGGTCGCCTCGGGCATGGACCTGGTCCGGTCCTTCGGCTTCACGCTGGTGATCACGCTCGCGCAGCTCCCGGGGTACGCCGCGGCCGCCGTGCTCGTCGAGCGGTGGGGCCGGCGACCCACCCTGTCGACCTTCCTGGCCGGCTCGGCGGTGTCCGCGGTGCTCTTCGGGGTCGCGGACACCGAGAGCTCGGCCCTGCTCAGCGGGATGGCGCTGTCGTTCTTCAACCTCGGCGCCTGGGGCGCGCTCTACGCGCTGACCCCGGAGGTGTACCCCACCCGGCTGCGGGCGACCGGCGCCGGCTGGGCCGCCGGGTTCGGCCGGATCGCCTCGATCCTCGCGCCGCTGTCGGTGCCGTGGCTGCGCGGCAGCGGCGGGGCGGCGCTGACCTTCACCGTGTTCGCGGCCTTCTTCGCCGTCGGCGCCACCGCGGTGTGGGGGCTGCCGGAGCGCCGGGGCCGCTCGCTGGACGTCGAGCCGGTCGGGTCGACCGAGGTCGCTGCTGACCGGTCGTGA
- a CDS encoding sugar ABC transporter permease, producing MTVQPAVTSQPGGSETPAADGAQPRAVRGSWVRALFMRRPSGINLAPVILGLVVVCVGFQTANSNFLTPWNITNLSLQVASVGVIAVGVVVILLLGEIDLSVAAISGFCGAVLGVLNVQLGWNAWLSVAVAVLVGIAIGIFQGSVVTYFRVPAFVITLAGLIGLQGWTLALFGDRTAINFDYAGDVAKLTSTFLSPVAGWGIAAAIILAVAYFNLKERARLKAAGLEHSELRTQILKIVGIALVLCGAIVVFNRDRGLPLAVFIFLAIVVAMDYVIRQTRYGSRLLAIGGNAEAARRAGIPVQRIRIAAFAIGSGLAAFGGVLAASRLIAATTQSGAGDTLINAIAAAVIGGTSLFGGRGSVYSALVGVLIIGSISNGMDLLALPSAAKFIITSMVLLLAVVVDAIAARSSRSQVRE from the coding sequence ATGACCGTGCAGCCAGCCGTCACCAGTCAGCCTGGCGGCAGCGAGACGCCAGCCGCCGACGGAGCACAACCCCGAGCGGTTCGTGGATCCTGGGTCCGGGCACTCTTCATGCGCCGGCCGAGCGGGATCAACCTCGCCCCCGTCATCCTCGGCCTCGTCGTGGTCTGCGTCGGGTTCCAGACCGCCAACAGCAACTTCTTGACACCGTGGAACATCACCAACCTCTCGCTGCAGGTCGCCTCGGTCGGCGTGATCGCCGTCGGCGTGGTGGTGATCCTGCTGCTCGGCGAGATCGACCTGTCGGTCGCTGCGATCAGTGGCTTCTGCGGAGCCGTGCTCGGCGTGCTGAACGTCCAGCTCGGCTGGAACGCCTGGCTCTCGGTCGCGGTGGCAGTGTTGGTCGGCATCGCCATCGGCATCTTCCAAGGATCGGTGGTCACCTACTTCCGGGTGCCTGCGTTCGTTATCACCCTGGCCGGCTTGATCGGTCTCCAAGGGTGGACGCTGGCGCTCTTCGGTGACCGTACGGCCATCAACTTCGACTACGCCGGTGACGTCGCCAAGCTCACTTCCACCTTCTTGTCGCCGGTAGCCGGGTGGGGCATCGCAGCGGCCATCATCTTGGCCGTCGCCTACTTCAACCTGAAGGAGCGTGCCCGGCTCAAGGCCGCTGGTCTCGAGCACAGCGAGCTGCGCACGCAGATCCTGAAGATCGTCGGGATCGCCCTGGTGCTCTGTGGCGCGATCGTGGTGTTCAACCGTGACCGGGGACTCCCCCTGGCGGTGTTCATCTTCCTGGCGATCGTGGTGGCGATGGACTACGTCATCCGCCAGACCCGCTACGGGAGCCGCTTGCTGGCCATCGGCGGGAACGCCGAGGCCGCCCGACGCGCTGGTATCCCGGTGCAGCGGATCCGGATCGCGGCGTTCGCCATCGGTTCCGGCCTGGCCGCCTTCGGTGGGGTCCTGGCGGCATCGCGCCTGATCGCCGCCACGACCCAGTCAGGGGCCGGGGACACCCTCATCAACGCGATCGCCGCCGCAGTCATCGGAGGCACCAGTCTGTTCGGAGGACGCGGGTCGGTCTACTCGGCGCTTGTCGGGGTGTTGATCATCGGTTCCATCTCGAACGGCATGGATCTCCTCGCCCTGCCGTCTGCGGCAAAGTTCATCATCACCAGCATGGTGCTGCTCCTGGCGGTGGTCGTCGATGCGATCGCGGCACGCAGCAGCCGCTCACAGGTCAGGGAGTGA
- a CDS encoding SDR family NAD(P)-dependent oxidoreductase, with protein sequence MRIHLPEVVVLTGASSGLGKHLANVLLDDGCVVVGVDVVPTPEELDGRDTFRSVSGSVDSATTWDAVKATLDELPGRSIGLASVAATLVQGSAAEISAAEWRRAFDVNVIGPGLAIKHLQPEMTRRGGGPMVFVGSVDATYGEEGLVAYCASKGALRQVVRASALDFGRSGIRCTMVSPGPMTTEMFYKHLNSSPDPEALLATRVARQPLGAITSPEDVANVVAFLLSDQAKGVSGVDVIVDGGLTSGYEFRNIPMDAGSEPV encoded by the coding sequence ATGAGGATCCATCTGCCGGAGGTCGTCGTCCTGACCGGGGCGTCGTCGGGTCTGGGCAAGCACCTCGCGAACGTCTTGCTGGACGACGGGTGCGTCGTCGTCGGGGTCGACGTGGTGCCCACGCCTGAGGAGCTGGATGGTCGGGACACCTTCCGATCGGTGTCGGGAAGCGTGGACTCGGCCACCACCTGGGATGCCGTCAAGGCGACGCTGGACGAGCTTCCCGGACGATCCATCGGGCTGGCCTCGGTCGCCGCGACGCTCGTGCAGGGAAGCGCGGCGGAGATCTCCGCCGCGGAGTGGAGGCGCGCGTTCGACGTGAACGTGATCGGACCGGGCCTGGCGATCAAGCACCTGCAGCCGGAGATGACACGTCGCGGCGGGGGTCCGATGGTCTTCGTGGGGAGCGTGGACGCGACGTACGGCGAAGAGGGCCTGGTCGCCTACTGCGCCTCGAAGGGCGCCCTGCGCCAGGTCGTGCGCGCCTCTGCTCTCGACTTCGGCCGGTCCGGCATCCGGTGCACCATGGTCAGCCCCGGGCCGATGACGACGGAGATGTTCTACAAGCACCTGAACAGCAGTCCTGACCCGGAAGCACTGCTCGCCACCCGGGTCGCCCGGCAGCCGCTGGGGGCCATCACCAGCCCCGAGGACGTCGCCAACGTGGTGGCGTTTCTGCTGAGTGACCAGGCGAAGGGTGTCAGCGGCGTGGACGTGATCGTGGACGGTGGGCTCACCTCCGGCTACGAGTTCAGGAACATCCCGATGGACGCAGGATCGGAACCGGTGTGA
- a CDS encoding Gfo/Idh/MocA family protein, producing MKALILGSGRMAAIRAAALRDMSGVELVFATRDRSRAEALGKEFGGLGVALDDVASESPDAVFVTSATARHRSDLELALRAGVPVLIEKPLGASVEESEALAASADTAGVPVIVGFQRRFDDGFAALKTAIDSGAAGRLYLMRSASMDHTPGREEFIAASAGIYHDLFVHDIETAMWLTGQEVRSVYAVGGSRVSQAYADHGDSDVATIIAHLEDGLTVTMHGVRHDPLGQDVRWEIYGSEMVAAAGLSRRTPILAVEEPSLAAHHPPLTFAERFAGAFAEETRSFLRSVADGGTFLGCTAHEAVLVSRVAEACARSSKLGVTVPVGA from the coding sequence GTGAAGGCGCTCATCCTCGGCAGCGGCCGGATGGCGGCCATCCGGGCCGCCGCCCTGCGTGACATGAGCGGGGTGGAACTGGTGTTCGCCACCCGGGACCGGTCGCGGGCAGAGGCACTCGGCAAGGAGTTCGGAGGGCTCGGCGTGGCCTTGGACGACGTCGCCTCCGAGTCGCCGGACGCCGTCTTCGTCACCAGCGCCACCGCTCGGCACCGGTCGGACCTCGAGCTCGCTCTCCGGGCCGGCGTTCCGGTCCTCATCGAGAAGCCATTGGGAGCCTCGGTCGAGGAGAGCGAGGCTCTCGCGGCGTCGGCGGATACGGCCGGCGTGCCGGTGATCGTCGGGTTCCAGCGCCGCTTCGACGACGGCTTCGCCGCCCTGAAGACCGCCATCGACTCCGGTGCGGCCGGACGGCTGTACCTCATGCGCTCGGCGTCGATGGATCACACGCCCGGGCGCGAGGAGTTCATCGCGGCGAGCGCGGGCATCTACCACGACCTCTTCGTCCATGACATCGAGACGGCGATGTGGCTGACCGGCCAGGAGGTGCGATCCGTCTACGCGGTCGGGGGCAGCCGGGTCTCCCAGGCCTACGCGGACCACGGCGACTCGGACGTCGCGACGATCATCGCCCACCTCGAGGACGGGCTGACGGTGACGATGCACGGCGTCCGGCACGATCCGCTGGGCCAGGACGTCCGGTGGGAGATCTACGGCTCGGAGATGGTGGCCGCTGCTGGTCTGAGTCGTCGTACGCCGATCCTCGCCGTCGAGGAACCGTCGCTCGCCGCCCACCACCCGCCGCTGACCTTCGCGGAACGCTTCGCGGGCGCCTTCGCCGAGGAGACACGGTCCTTCCTGCGCTCGGTGGCCGACGGGGGAACGTTCCTCGGCTGCACCGCGCACGAGGCGGTTCTGGTGTCCAGGGTGGCGGAGGCCTGTGCAAGGAGCAGCAAGCTCGGCGTGACCGTGCCCGTCGGCGCCTGA
- a CDS encoding sensor histidine kinase — translation MSAEPQYIHEALFFSSSAGLVEAATPFLREGLAAGEDAVLVCTDAHNQALTEALGDDPRVTVLPRPEVYGRAVSAVAFYRDFMRSRLRGGTERVRLVNEVDFGSSSAAWDEWRRFEALCNHALAPFPLWSLCAYDSAALSDPVLVTGELTHPYVRTRGAQTANPVYVDPAELMRLPATDLEPAPDVVPALSASVSDPHDLQPLHQRLRDLLHDERVAGEVVEDLVLSVHEVATNGVRHGETPVEVNVWLSTGRVVCTITDRGRGFDDPFAGYRPGSGEIVPEGRFGLWLARRLCDDLVTAQTPDGFTVRLVRRH, via the coding sequence ATGTCGGCGGAACCGCAGTACATCCACGAGGCGCTGTTCTTCTCGTCCTCCGCCGGGCTGGTCGAGGCTGCGACACCGTTCCTGCGCGAGGGTCTGGCCGCCGGCGAGGACGCGGTGCTGGTCTGCACCGACGCCCACAACCAGGCGCTGACCGAGGCGCTCGGGGACGACCCCCGGGTGACGGTGCTGCCGCGGCCGGAGGTCTACGGCCGGGCGGTGAGCGCGGTCGCGTTCTACCGGGACTTCATGCGCAGCCGGTTGCGCGGCGGCACCGAGAGGGTCCGCCTGGTCAACGAGGTCGACTTCGGCAGCAGCTCCGCCGCCTGGGACGAGTGGCGGCGTTTCGAGGCGCTGTGCAACCACGCGCTCGCGCCGTTCCCGCTGTGGAGCCTCTGCGCCTACGACTCCGCGGCGCTCTCCGACCCGGTCCTCGTCACCGGCGAGCTGACCCATCCCTATGTCCGCACCCGCGGCGCGCAGACCGCCAACCCGGTGTACGTCGACCCGGCGGAGCTGATGCGGCTGCCGGCCACCGACCTGGAGCCCGCGCCCGACGTCGTACCGGCCCTGTCGGCCTCGGTGTCGGACCCGCACGACCTGCAGCCCCTGCACCAGCGACTCCGGGACCTGCTGCACGACGAGCGGGTGGCCGGTGAGGTCGTCGAGGACCTGGTGCTCTCGGTCCACGAGGTGGCAACCAACGGCGTCCGGCACGGCGAGACCCCGGTGGAGGTGAACGTCTGGCTCTCCACCGGCCGGGTGGTGTGCACGATCACCGACCGCGGGCGCGGCTTCGACGACCCGTTCGCCGGCTACCGGCCCGGCAGCGGGGAGATCGTCCCGGAGGGCCGCTTCGGGCTCTGGCTGGCGCGGCGGCTCTGCGACGACCTGGTGACCGCGCAGACACCGGACGGCTTCACGGTCCGGCTGGTCCGACGCCACTGA
- a CDS encoding FadR/GntR family transcriptional regulator: MITAVKSSSNSRSRDAADHLEEQLRDVAPNERIGTKTELQKKLGVAAGTLNEALRLLQERGLIEVKPGPRGGVFTTTPDPVVRLGQTFLSVRGRPESVDHAVAVRNALEPLTVMEALHHRKAASVRALRSRIEKIAESIADDEQFLRQIWYLHEEIAEMGSNQILTSMYLGILKLVEDATLGVVPQSKSIAYKRERLRVHEMLVDAIDRKDVEAAERALEAHTLATS, encoded by the coding sequence GTGATCACTGCCGTCAAGTCCTCGTCAAACAGTCGTTCGCGAGATGCCGCTGACCACCTCGAGGAGCAGCTTCGCGATGTGGCACCCAACGAGCGGATCGGCACGAAGACCGAGCTGCAGAAGAAGCTTGGGGTCGCTGCAGGCACCTTGAACGAAGCTCTGCGCCTCCTGCAGGAGCGCGGCCTGATCGAGGTGAAGCCGGGTCCGCGCGGAGGGGTCTTCACCACCACGCCTGACCCGGTGGTGCGGCTCGGACAAACCTTCCTCTCGGTCCGCGGGCGGCCCGAGTCGGTCGACCACGCCGTCGCGGTCCGCAACGCGCTCGAGCCCCTCACGGTCATGGAGGCTCTTCATCACCGCAAGGCCGCGTCCGTGCGCGCGTTGCGGTCGCGAATCGAGAAGATCGCGGAGTCGATCGCCGACGACGAGCAGTTCCTCCGACAGATCTGGTACCTCCACGAGGAGATCGCGGAGATGGGCTCCAACCAGATCCTCACCAGCATGTATCTGGGGATCTTGAAGCTGGTCGAGGACGCGACCCTCGGCGTGGTGCCCCAGTCCAAGAGCATCGCCTACAAGCGCGAGCGCCTGCGGGTGCACGAGATGCTGGTGGACGCGATCGACCGCAAGGACGTCGAAGCCGCTGAGCGCGCGCTCGAGGCGCACACCCTCGCGACTTCCTGA
- a CDS encoding VOC family protein: protein MSLHLHNITFDCADARALADFWSRLVGWNVYYDDDPEVLVAPHFPHEGPGLLFIPVPEGKTAKNRVHLDLSPEHGTRDETVKAAVQAGASVLGDHRKPDGSGWVTLADPEGNEFCIERGVAERGLAAPRAFRIGS, encoded by the coding sequence ATGAGCCTGCACCTGCACAACATCACCTTCGACTGCGCCGACGCCCGGGCCCTCGCGGACTTCTGGTCCCGGCTCGTCGGCTGGAACGTCTACTACGACGACGACCCCGAGGTGCTGGTGGCGCCGCACTTCCCCCACGAGGGACCGGGGCTGCTGTTCATCCCCGTCCCGGAGGGCAAGACCGCCAAGAACCGGGTCCACCTCGACCTCTCGCCCGAGCACGGCACCCGCGACGAGACCGTGAAGGCGGCCGTGCAGGCCGGGGCGAGCGTCCTCGGCGACCACCGCAAGCCGGACGGGTCCGGCTGGGTGACCCTGGCCGACCCCGAGGGCAACGAGTTCTGCATCGAGCGCGGCGTCGCCGAGCGGGGCCTCGCCGCGCCGCGGGCCTTCCGGATCGGCTCCTGA
- a CDS encoding helix-turn-helix transcriptional regulator — protein MTTSDPAKKWTFLSNHGHVLVALSRDPHARIRDLAAEVGITERAAQGIVNDLEVDGYVTKVRVGRRNEYHLHPQMPFRHPAEATERVGALLEIFSRTPTPQRSRSSAT, from the coding sequence GTGACGACGTCCGACCCGGCGAAGAAGTGGACCTTCCTGAGCAACCACGGCCACGTCCTGGTCGCGCTCAGCCGGGACCCGCATGCACGGATCCGCGACCTGGCCGCCGAGGTCGGGATCACCGAGCGGGCAGCGCAGGGCATCGTGAACGACCTGGAGGTCGACGGCTACGTCACCAAGGTGCGGGTGGGGCGCCGCAACGAGTACCACCTGCACCCGCAGATGCCCTTCCGGCACCCGGCGGAGGCCACCGAGAGGGTGGGCGCCCTGCTGGAGATCTTCTCCCGGACGCCGACACCTCAGCGCTCCCGCAGCTCGGCCACCTGA
- a CDS encoding sulfite exporter TauE/SafE family protein, protein MTVAGLGVAAWCLLGLGAGLIGFSKTAVNGVSLISVALFASVLPVRSSTGTLLLLILVGDVYAVRAYRRHADWRVLRRLIVPVAVGIVSGTYFLGRMSDAVLGHTIGWVLAALLTVQLLSRLRSLWAEPATPRLHAPVLGALAGFTSMVANAGGSFMSIYLLKADVGVLGFIGTGAWFFFMLNLVKLPLSLSLGLIDAQSLYVLVALAPLVLIGGGSVAGWRRDCRFPPSSGWCSASPRSAPST, encoded by the coding sequence GTGACCGTCGCGGGGCTGGGCGTCGCTGCCTGGTGCCTGTTGGGTCTCGGCGCCGGGCTCATCGGCTTCTCCAAGACCGCCGTCAACGGGGTCTCCCTGATCAGCGTCGCGCTGTTCGCCTCCGTGCTTCCGGTGCGCAGCTCCACCGGGACGCTGCTGCTGCTGATCCTGGTCGGCGATGTCTATGCGGTGCGTGCCTACCGCCGGCACGCCGACTGGCGGGTGCTGAGGCGGTTGATCGTTCCGGTCGCGGTCGGAATCGTAAGCGGGACCTACTTCCTCGGCCGCATGAGCGACGCCGTCCTGGGTCACACGATCGGCTGGGTCCTGGCCGCCCTGCTCACGGTGCAGCTGCTCTCGCGGTTGAGGTCCCTCTGGGCGGAGCCTGCGACGCCCCGTCTGCATGCTCCGGTTCTGGGCGCGCTGGCGGGCTTCACGAGCATGGTGGCGAACGCGGGCGGATCGTTCATGAGCATCTACCTGCTGAAAGCAGACGTGGGCGTCCTGGGATTCATCGGAACGGGTGCGTGGTTCTTCTTCATGCTCAACCTCGTCAAGCTGCCGCTCTCCCTCTCGCTGGGCCTGATCGACGCGCAGTCGTTGTACGTGCTCGTCGCTCTGGCTCCCCTCGTGCTCATCGGGGGTGGTTCGGTCGCGGGGTGGCGCCGCGACTGTCGCTTCCCTCCTTCGAGTGGATGGTGCTCGGCTTCACCGCGCTCGGCGCCGTCAACCTGA